In one Pseudomonas sp. R84 genomic region, the following are encoded:
- a CDS encoding ATP-binding protein — MLRLFLGLFLVMTIGLVLALQTVERTFDALLDYQMQDYNREAVRGQAWTLGQQLCDLDGPAREKQLETIRPHYGLGLTLVDTSELALSDEEKAELAKGLLVIRDKYTQYISAIDEGPQLLSIRLPAEPSLMPFYIAGAYLMIAVMIGIVLFFWVRPHWRDLEKLRLAAERFGDNDLSVRIQLSKRSNIRDLAEHFNLMAARIEGLIANQRELTNAVSHELRTPIARLSFELDQLKQQPDASQNRELIADMYADLGELEEMVSELLTYASLERGATVIKRENIQAANWLDSVVGSVALEAEAAGVQLLIGDCRLDTVRIEPRFMARAVINLLRNAIRYAEQRVEVTLVRTGDYYEVRVNDDGPGVPVHGREKIFEPFSRLDASRDRRTGGFGLGLALVRRVSQSHGGQVEVGDSAWGGASFRMTWAHLD; from the coding sequence ATGCTGCGGTTATTTCTCGGGCTGTTTCTGGTCATGACAATTGGTCTGGTGCTGGCGTTGCAGACGGTCGAACGTACCTTTGATGCCTTGCTCGATTACCAGATGCAGGACTACAACCGTGAGGCCGTGCGCGGGCAGGCATGGACATTGGGCCAGCAGTTGTGTGACCTCGACGGCCCGGCCCGGGAAAAGCAGCTAGAAACGATCCGCCCGCATTACGGCTTGGGGCTGACGCTGGTCGACACTTCTGAACTCGCCCTGAGTGACGAGGAAAAGGCCGAACTGGCCAAAGGGTTGCTGGTGATCCGCGACAAGTACACCCAGTACATTTCGGCGATTGATGAGGGGCCGCAATTACTCAGTATTCGCTTGCCGGCCGAGCCGAGTCTGATGCCGTTCTACATCGCCGGCGCCTACCTGATGATTGCCGTGATGATCGGCATCGTCCTGTTTTTCTGGGTGCGTCCGCACTGGCGCGATCTGGAGAAACTGCGTCTGGCCGCCGAGCGTTTCGGCGACAACGATCTGTCGGTGCGCATCCAGTTGTCGAAGCGCTCGAACATCCGCGATCTGGCCGAGCACTTCAACCTGATGGCCGCACGCATCGAAGGCCTGATCGCCAACCAGCGTGAGCTGACCAACGCCGTCTCCCACGAACTGCGCACACCGATTGCGCGGCTGTCGTTTGAACTCGACCAGCTCAAACAGCAACCGGACGCCAGTCAGAACCGCGAGCTGATTGCCGACATGTACGCCGACCTCGGCGAACTCGAGGAAATGGTCTCGGAACTGCTGACCTACGCCAGCCTCGAGCGCGGTGCGACGGTAATCAAACGCGAAAACATTCAGGCTGCCAATTGGCTCGACAGTGTGGTTGGCAGCGTGGCGCTGGAGGCCGAAGCGGCGGGAGTGCAATTGCTGATCGGTGATTGCCGGCTCGACACCGTGCGTATCGAGCCGCGATTCATGGCGCGGGCGGTGATCAATCTGCTGCGCAACGCGATTCGTTACGCCGAGCAGCGAGTTGAGGTGACGCTGGTGCGCACCGGCGATTATTACGAAGTGCGGGTCAACGATGATGGGCCGGGCGTACCGGTGCATGGGCGGGAGAAGATCTTCGAACCGTTTTCGCGGCTGGATGCCAGCCGGGATCGGCGTACGGGTGGGTTTGGCTTGGGTTTGGCGTTGGTGCGCCGAGTGTCGCAGTCCCATGGCGGGCAGGTTGAAGTGGGCGATTCGGCTTGGGGTGGGGCGTCGTTCCGGATGACCTGGGCGCATCTGGATTGA
- a CDS encoding GFA family protein → MHLEGSCHCGEVTFSLTSAHPYPYQRCYCSICRKTQGGGGYAINLGGDATSLKVRGRKHISVYHAKMKDEGDKRAHRSTAERHFCSLCGSGLWLFSPEWPELIHPFASAIDTPLPVPPEHTHLMLGSKAPWVEVEAKTKDQQFDVYPEESIAQWHERLGLTR, encoded by the coding sequence ATGCATCTCGAAGGCTCCTGCCATTGCGGCGAGGTCACATTCAGCCTCACCAGCGCCCACCCCTACCCTTATCAACGCTGCTACTGCTCGATCTGCCGCAAGACCCAGGGCGGTGGCGGTTATGCGATAAACCTCGGCGGCGACGCGACCAGTCTCAAAGTGCGCGGGCGCAAACACATCAGCGTTTACCACGCGAAGATGAAAGACGAAGGCGACAAGCGCGCCCATCGCAGCACGGCCGAACGCCATTTCTGCTCACTGTGTGGCAGCGGTTTGTGGCTGTTCAGCCCTGAATGGCCGGAGCTGATCCACCCGTTCGCCTCGGCCATCGACACGCCTTTGCCGGTGCCGCCGGAGCACACACATCTGATGCTCGGTTCGAAAGCACCCTGGGTCGAAGTCGAGGCCAAAACCAAAGACCAACAGTTCGACGTCTACCCCGAAGAATCCATTGCCCAGTGGCATGAACGTCTCGGCTTGACCCGCTGA
- the glsB gene encoding glutaminase B: MQALLNEILDAVRPLIGQGKVADYIPALGTVPANQLGIAVYGNDGEMYCAGDAETPFSVQSISKVFSLVQAIDHSGEAIWERLGHEPSGQPFNSLVQLEFERGRPRNPFINAGALVICDINQSRFAAPTLSMRDFVRRLSGNPQIMIDGKVADSEYQHRARNAAMAYLMQSFGNFHNDVEAVLRSYFSHCALRMNCIDLARAFCFLANDGFCKHSGEQILTRRQTQQVNSIMATSGLYDEAGNFAYRVGLPGKSGVGGGIVAVVPGQFTVCVWSPELNAAGNSLAGMAALEMLSSRIGWSVF, encoded by the coding sequence ATGCAAGCGCTGTTGAACGAGATTCTTGACGCTGTCCGCCCGCTGATCGGGCAAGGCAAGGTGGCTGACTACATTCCCGCCCTCGGCACTGTGCCGGCCAATCAACTGGGCATCGCCGTGTACGGCAACGACGGCGAGATGTATTGCGCCGGGGACGCCGAGACACCGTTCTCGGTGCAGAGTATTTCCAAGGTGTTCAGCCTGGTGCAGGCGATCGATCATTCCGGCGAAGCGATCTGGGAGCGCCTTGGTCACGAGCCGTCCGGGCAGCCGTTCAACTCGCTGGTGCAGCTGGAATTCGAGCGCGGTCGGCCACGCAACCCATTCATCAATGCCGGTGCGCTGGTGATCTGCGATATCAACCAGTCACGCTTTGCCGCACCGACCCTGTCGATGCGCGATTTCGTCCGGCGCCTGTCAGGCAATCCGCAGATCATGATCGACGGCAAAGTCGCCGATTCTGAATATCAACACCGTGCGCGCAATGCGGCGATGGCGTATCTGATGCAGTCGTTCGGCAATTTTCACAACGATGTCGAAGCGGTGCTGCGCAGCTATTTCAGCCACTGCGCGTTGCGCATGAACTGCATTGATCTGGCGCGGGCGTTCTGCTTTCTGGCCAACGACGGTTTTTGCAAACACAGCGGCGAACAGATCCTCACGCGTCGGCAAACCCAGCAGGTCAACTCGATCATGGCCACCAGCGGGCTGTATGACGAAGCGGGTAACTTCGCTTACCGCGTTGGCTTGCCGGGCAAGAGCGGCGTTGGTGGCGGGATTGTCGCGGTGGTGCCAGGGCAGTTCACGGTGTGCGTGTGGTCGCCGGAATTGAATGCGGCGGGGAACTCGCTGGCGGGGATGGCGGCGCTGGAGATGCTCAGTTCGCGGATTGGCTGGTCAGTATTTTGA
- a CDS encoding aldehyde dehydrogenase family protein, which yields MSLALERLVAGTPIPFAGNRVTVVSPELAARFQPGDHLLVEQVSGELLLIPVADQQAASVAIERAAAAFTALSAVSDEAISTFFDLFAQRLENPACWAHIETANLADIERAKARGRSTTRLLADERMRGDMIAGLRAWRDAAATRGKVISSVEHDGWKVEQVVSPLGIVAFVFEGRPNVFADAAGVLRTGNTAVLRIGSDALGTAQAIVTHALNPALADAGLPAGAVSLVESVNHAAGWAMFADRRLSLAVARGSGRAVSQLGSIAQQAGTAVSLHGTGGAWLIADRAADATRFAAVVRNSLDRKVCNTLNVCLIQRDRAAELVPLFLDALQQAGTARGQGCKLHIVEGSEGCLPSEWQNATVEVYRAEGFQTEALAEPLAESALGREWEWEETPEVSLMIVDDLDQAIALFNRYSPQFTVSLISEDAAVQERFYNAVNAPFVGNGITRWVDGQYALNKPELGLSNWESGRLFARSAILSGDGVFTVRSRMTQIDLTVKR from the coding sequence ATGTCTCTTGCGCTCGAACGTCTAGTCGCTGGCACGCCGATCCCTTTCGCTGGTAACCGCGTCACCGTGGTCAGCCCCGAACTGGCCGCGCGCTTTCAGCCCGGTGATCACCTGCTGGTGGAGCAGGTCAGTGGCGAGCTGCTGTTGATCCCCGTGGCGGATCAGCAAGCGGCGTCGGTAGCGATCGAGCGCGCAGCCGCCGCATTCACTGCGCTGTCGGCTGTATCCGATGAAGCGATCAGCACGTTTTTTGACCTGTTCGCGCAACGTCTGGAAAACCCGGCGTGCTGGGCGCACATCGAAACCGCCAACCTTGCCGACATCGAACGCGCCAAGGCGCGCGGCCGCTCCACCACCCGGCTGCTCGCCGACGAGCGCATGCGCGGCGACATGATTGCCGGCCTGCGTGCCTGGCGAGATGCCGCCGCCACGCGCGGTAAAGTCATCAGCAGTGTCGAGCACGACGGCTGGAAGGTCGAACAAGTGGTCTCGCCGCTGGGCATTGTCGCGTTTGTCTTTGAAGGTCGGCCGAACGTGTTCGCCGATGCGGCCGGTGTCTTGCGCACCGGCAACACCGCTGTGCTGCGTATCGGCAGCGATGCCTTGGGCACCGCGCAAGCCATTGTCACTCACGCCTTGAACCCGGCGCTGGCCGATGCCGGTTTGCCGGCCGGCGCGGTGTCGTTGGTGGAAAGTGTCAATCACGCCGCCGGTTGGGCGATGTTCGCTGACCGCCGTTTGTCGCTGGCGGTGGCGCGCGGCTCGGGTCGTGCGGTCAGTCAGTTGGGCAGCATTGCCCAGCAGGCTGGCACCGCGGTCAGCCTGCATGGCACGGGTGGCGCGTGGTTGATCGCCGATCGTGCTGCCGATGCCACACGTTTTGCCGCCGTGGTGCGCAACTCGCTGGACCGCAAAGTGTGCAACACCCTCAACGTCTGCCTGATCCAGCGTGATCGCGCGGCGGAACTGGTGCCGCTGTTTCTTGATGCGCTGCAACAGGCCGGTACTGCGCGTGGCCAGGGCTGCAAATTGCACATCGTTGAAGGCAGTGAAGGATGCTTGCCGAGTGAGTGGCAGAACGCGACGGTCGAGGTCTATCGCGCCGAGGGTTTTCAGACCGAAGCGTTGGCTGAACCTTTGGCGGAGTCGGCGCTGGGCCGCGAGTGGGAATGGGAAGAAACCCCGGAAGTCAGCCTGATGATCGTTGACGATCTGGATCAGGCGATTGCGCTGTTCAACCGCTACAGCCCGCAGTTCACTGTGTCTTTGATCAGTGAGGATGCAGCCGTACAAGAGCGTTTCTACAACGCGGTGAATGCGCCGTTCGTGGGCAATGGCATTACCCGTTGGGTCGACGGCCAGTACGCGCTGAACAAGCCGGAGCTGGGGCTTTCGAACTGGGAGAGCGGGCGCTTGTTTGCGCGCAGTGCGATTCTTTCCGGTGACGGCGTGTTCACTGTGCGCAGCCGCATGACCCAGATCGATCTCACAGTAAAACGCTGA
- a CDS encoding carbonic anhydrase: MKNLIDGFLKFQNEAFPQRTELFKHLATTQQPGTLFITCSDSRVVPELLTQQEPGELFVIRNAGNIVPSYSPHPGGVSATVEYAVAVLGVTDIVICGHSDCGAMTAIAKCKCMDHLPAVSGWLQHAESAKVVNEARPHANDAAKLSSMVRENVIAQLANIQTHPSVRLAQEKGLLNLHGWVYDIETGSIDALSSDRRTFVPLAEQPATCAIHAQTTHAA; this comes from the coding sequence ATGAAAAACCTGATTGATGGCTTCCTGAAGTTCCAGAACGAAGCGTTTCCGCAACGCACCGAACTGTTCAAACACCTGGCGACCACGCAACAGCCCGGCACCTTGTTCATCACCTGTTCCGACAGCCGAGTAGTGCCAGAATTATTGACCCAACAAGAACCCGGCGAACTGTTCGTGATCCGCAACGCCGGCAATATCGTGCCGTCCTACAGCCCGCATCCGGGCGGGGTTTCGGCGACGGTGGAGTACGCGGTGGCGGTGCTCGGGGTGACCGACATTGTGATCTGCGGGCATTCGGACTGCGGCGCGATGACCGCGATCGCGAAGTGCAAATGCATGGATCACTTACCTGCGGTCAGCGGCTGGCTGCAGCATGCCGAGTCGGCGAAAGTGGTTAACGAAGCGCGGCCACATGCCAATGACGCGGCGAAGTTGAGCTCGATGGTGCGCGAAAACGTGATCGCGCAACTGGCGAACATTCAGACCCACCCGAGCGTGCGTCTGGCGCAGGAGAAAGGCCTGCTGAACCTGCACGGCTGGGTGTATGACATCGAGACCGGCTCGATCGATGCGCTGTCCTCGGACCGCCGCACGTTTGTGCCACTGGCCGAGCAACCGGCGACTTGCGCGATTCATGCACAAACCACCCACGCGGCCTGA
- a CDS encoding DUF2790 domain-containing protein, translating into MQKILLILALLGGVCAQASAADEVVAYRYGMPLDIAQVLSITPVTDVCGVVPVEMTYLDSHGGKHILQYSEFGSGCSN; encoded by the coding sequence ATGCAAAAAATTCTGTTGATTCTGGCCCTGCTCGGCGGCGTTTGCGCCCAGGCATCTGCCGCTGACGAGGTCGTCGCCTACCGCTACGGCATGCCACTGGACATCGCTCAAGTGCTGAGCATTACCCCGGTTACCGATGTGTGTGGCGTAGTGCCGGTGGAGATGACGTATCTGGACAGCCACGGTGGCAAACACATTCTTCAATACAGCGAATTCGGCAGCGGTTGCTCGAACTGA
- the cynS gene encoding cyanase, whose product MQQSHAYNDTSLALTTRVLDAKARKDLSWQDLADGTGLSLAYVTAALLGQHPLPENAAQVVGDKLELSAEDVAAMQIIPLRGSLSGVPTDPTIYRFHEMIQIYGTTLKALVHEQFGDGIISAINFKLDIKKVEDPEGGSRAVVTLDGKFLPLRPF is encoded by the coding sequence ATGCAACAGTCCCACGCCTACAACGACACCAGCCTGGCCCTGACCACCCGCGTTCTCGACGCCAAGGCACGCAAAGATCTGTCGTGGCAGGATCTGGCCGACGGCACCGGCCTCAGCCTGGCATACGTCACCGCTGCCCTGCTCGGCCAGCACCCGCTGCCGGAAAACGCCGCCCAAGTGGTCGGCGACAAACTCGAACTGAGCGCTGAAGACGTCGCGGCGATGCAGATCATCCCCCTGCGTGGCAGCCTCAGCGGCGTGCCGACCGACCCGACCATCTACCGCTTCCACGAGATGATCCAGATCTACGGCACCACCCTCAAAGCGCTGGTTCACGAGCAGTTCGGCGACGGCATCATCAGCGCGATCAACTTCAAACTCGACATCAAGAAAGTCGAAGACCCGGAAGGCGGTTCCCGCGCCGTGGTCACCCTCGACGGCAAGTTCCTGCCCCTGCGTCCGTTCTGA
- the cynR gene encoding transcriptional regulator CynR yields the protein MLLRHLRYLLAVADHGGFTRAAEALHVSQPTLSQQIRQLEETLGVNLFDRTSRTVKPTDAGAAYIECARRVLVELEAGKRALHDVKDLSRGTLRLAMTPTFMAYLVGPLVRDFAARYPGIHLQIFELSMDDIEAGLADDSLDIAIAFTPVRSADIECIPAFTETLGIMVGREHPLYDSRSVLTPGDIASLDFALLAPDFITRLSVDEYFRQHGITPQVRIEVNSVSTLLEVVRHSPLATMLPEAIATEDRALRRLRVESDAPQRGAALLRRRNNYHSAAAVAFVELVLGMGSPSP from the coding sequence ATGCTGCTGCGACATTTGCGTTATCTGCTGGCCGTTGCCGATCACGGCGGCTTCACCCGTGCCGCCGAGGCGTTGCATGTGTCGCAGCCGACCCTGTCGCAGCAGATTCGCCAACTGGAAGAAACCCTGGGGGTGAACCTGTTTGATCGCACTTCGCGCACGGTAAAACCGACGGATGCCGGCGCGGCTTACATCGAATGCGCGCGACGGGTGCTGGTCGAGCTGGAGGCGGGCAAGCGCGCGCTGCATGACGTGAAGGATCTGTCTCGCGGCACGTTGCGTCTGGCGATGACGCCGACGTTCATGGCGTATCTGGTCGGGCCATTGGTGCGCGACTTTGCCGCGCGGTATCCGGGGATTCATTTGCAGATCTTCGAGTTGTCGATGGATGACATTGAGGCGGGGTTGGCGGATGACTCTCTGGATATCGCGATTGCGTTTACGCCGGTGCGCAGCGCCGATATCGAGTGTATTCCGGCGTTTACCGAAACCTTGGGGATCATGGTCGGGCGGGAGCATCCGTTGTATGACAGTCGCTCGGTACTGACGCCGGGGGATATTGCTTCGCTGGACTTTGCCTTGTTGGCGCCCGACTTCATCACGCGGTTATCGGTGGACGAGTATTTCCGCCAGCACGGGATTACGCCACAGGTGCGGATCGAGGTGAATTCGGTGAGTACGTTGCTGGAAGTGGTGCGGCATTCGCCGCTGGCGACGATGTTGCCGGAAGCGATTGCGACGGAGGATCGGGCGTTGCGCCGGTTGCGCGTGGAGAGTGATGCGCCGCAGCGTGGAGCGGCGTTGTTGCGGCGGCGCAATAATTATCACAGTGCGGCGGCGGTGGCGTTTGTGGAATTGGTGTTGGGCATGGGAAGCCCCTCACCCTAA
- a CDS encoding GNAT family N-acetyltransferase, which produces MANIELHPARRDELEIIENLMQFYMYDFSEWLPLKLAPHGFFSIQPKIDYWRHPATQPFLIRVDGELAGFVTVDNETHIAGAEHNIGYFFIARRFRGQGVAQFVVSALLSQIPGQWQFFHIDANLPAQRFWARLIPLLSDAHFTLQQREVGGYPCTFYALRTPFSVA; this is translated from the coding sequence ATGGCCAATATCGAACTGCACCCAGCCCGGCGCGATGAGCTGGAAATCATCGAAAACCTCATGCAGTTCTACATGTACGACTTCAGCGAATGGCTGCCGCTAAAGCTCGCTCCGCATGGTTTCTTCTCCATCCAGCCGAAAATCGACTACTGGCGCCACCCGGCCACCCAACCATTTCTGATTCGCGTCGACGGCGAACTCGCCGGTTTCGTGACCGTCGATAACGAAACGCATATCGCCGGGGCTGAGCACAACATCGGATACTTTTTCATCGCGCGACGCTTTCGTGGCCAAGGCGTCGCGCAGTTTGTCGTCTCTGCCCTCTTGAGCCAGATCCCCGGTCAATGGCAGTTTTTCCATATCGACGCCAACCTGCCGGCCCAGCGCTTCTGGGCCAGGCTGATTCCGTTATTGAGCGACGCCCACTTCACCCTGCAGCAGCGCGAAGTAGGCGGTTATCCATGCACCTTCTATGCGCTGCGCACGCCTTTTTCCGTTGCCTGA
- a CDS encoding DNA topoisomerase III, whose product MRLYLCEKPSQAKDIAAVLGAKRRGDGCWLGTDVTVTWCIGHLLETAPPDAYDARYKRWVLADLPIIPDKWKMTVKPRTASQYKAVKRLLGEASELIIATDADREGEMIARELVEHCRYRGPIRRLWLSALDEASIRKALAALKPGAETFSLYHSALGRSRADWLIGMNMSRLFTLLGRQSGYQGVLPVGRVQTPTLRLVVDRDRSIADFVPVPFWAIDVDLLRNGIPFTAQWRAPPDACDDQERCLNQTLAQQAAAAINGAANARVVKLKTERMREVAPLPFDLGTLQEVCSKKLGLGAQETLDIAQALYETYKVITYPRSDCGYLPLSQHSEAPGILAALRQADSSLEALQGHLDPQRRSRAWNDAKVSAHHGIIPTAAAKNLERLTGKHRAVYTLIRARYLAQFLPNHEYDRTQADFDCAGEALRAVGKQIIEPGWKRALPEALAPAKGREAPAPQTLPALSQGVECAIAAVKFKDLWTQPPKPYTEGDLIKAMKNVAKLVEDPLLKQKLKDTTGIGTEATRASIIQGLIDRGYLVKNGKALAATPAAFSLIDAVPRAIADPGTTAIWEQALDMVQSGEMSLEEFVTKQAAWMSKQVTRCSSLSLTISGPPPAGKAAAPWKKKRKSSTRSKTTGTTKRTPKPAAK is encoded by the coding sequence ATGCGGCTGTACCTCTGTGAAAAACCCTCCCAGGCCAAAGACATTGCGGCCGTGCTCGGCGCCAAGCGTCGGGGCGACGGCTGCTGGCTGGGAACGGACGTCACGGTGACCTGGTGCATCGGCCACTTGCTCGAAACCGCGCCGCCGGATGCCTATGACGCCCGCTACAAGCGCTGGGTACTGGCCGATCTGCCGATCATTCCGGACAAGTGGAAAATGACCGTCAAACCGCGCACGGCCAGCCAGTACAAAGCGGTCAAGCGCCTGCTCGGCGAGGCCAGCGAGCTGATCATCGCCACCGACGCCGACCGTGAGGGCGAGATGATTGCCCGGGAACTGGTCGAGCATTGTCGTTATCGCGGGCCGATCCGCCGCTTGTGGCTGTCGGCGCTGGACGAAGCCTCGATCCGCAAGGCTCTGGCCGCATTGAAACCGGGGGCCGAGACCTTCAGCCTGTATCACTCGGCGCTGGGCCGCTCGCGGGCGGACTGGCTGATCGGCATGAACATGAGCCGACTGTTCACGCTGCTCGGTCGGCAATCGGGTTATCAGGGCGTGTTGCCGGTAGGCCGGGTGCAGACACCGACCTTGCGGCTGGTGGTGGATCGCGACCGCAGCATCGCCGATTTCGTGCCGGTGCCGTTCTGGGCGATCGATGTCGATCTGCTGCGCAACGGCATTCCGTTTACTGCGCAATGGCGTGCACCACCGGATGCCTGCGATGATCAGGAGCGCTGCCTGAATCAAACGCTGGCCCAGCAAGCGGCCGCCGCCATCAACGGCGCTGCCAATGCCCGGGTGGTCAAGCTGAAAACCGAGCGCATGCGCGAAGTGGCGCCCCTGCCCTTCGATCTCGGCACCTTGCAGGAGGTCTGTTCGAAGAAGCTCGGCCTCGGCGCGCAGGAAACCCTCGACATTGCTCAGGCACTCTACGAAACCTACAAAGTCATCACCTACCCGCGCAGTGATTGCGGCTACTTGCCGCTAAGCCAGCACAGTGAGGCGCCGGGAATTCTCGCGGCGTTGCGTCAGGCCGACTCGAGTCTTGAGGCACTGCAAGGCCATCTCGACCCCCAGCGCCGCTCCCGAGCGTGGAACGACGCCAAGGTCAGCGCGCACCACGGCATCATTCCCACCGCTGCAGCGAAGAATCTAGAGCGCCTGACAGGCAAACACCGTGCGGTCTACACCCTGATCCGCGCACGCTATCTGGCGCAGTTCCTGCCCAATCACGAATACGATCGCACCCAGGCCGACTTCGATTGCGCCGGTGAAGCGTTGCGCGCGGTCGGCAAGCAGATCATCGAACCAGGCTGGAAACGCGCGCTGCCCGAGGCACTGGCGCCGGCCAAGGGCCGCGAAGCTCCCGCGCCGCAAACCTTGCCGGCGCTGAGCCAAGGCGTCGAATGCGCCATCGCCGCAGTGAAGTTCAAGGATCTGTGGACGCAACCACCGAAACCCTACACCGAGGGCGATCTGATCAAGGCGATGAAGAACGTCGCCAAACTGGTCGAGGATCCACTGCTCAAACAGAAACTCAAGGACACCACCGGCATTGGCACGGAAGCCACCCGCGCCTCGATCATTCAGGGCTTGATTGACCGTGGTTATCTGGTGAAAAACGGCAAGGCCCTCGCCGCCACACCGGCGGCGTTCAGCCTGATTGATGCGGTGCCACGCGCGATTGCCGACCCCGGCACTACGGCGATCTGGGAACAGGCGCTGGACATGGTGCAAAGTGGCGAAATGAGTCTTGAAGAGTTCGTCACCAAACAAGCGGCGTGGATGAGCAAACAGGTGACGCGCTGCTCCAGCCTCAGCCTGACCATCAGCGGCCCGCCGCCGGCCGGTAAAGCGGCGGCCCCGTGGAAGAAGAAACGCAAATCATCGACCCGCAGCAAAACCACAGGCACCACCAAACGCACGCCGAAACCAGCTGCCAAATAA
- a CDS encoding serralysin family metalloprotease, which produces MAQAKSNTSSAFDEIDTFSHLYDRGVGLVNGKPSFTADQAADEILRKGLSWGDKNADGKVDLSYTFLTEKPTNYNVKLGNFSEFSAQQKAQAVLAMQSWADVANVTFTEGKGGDGHMTFGNYDVSTGGAAFAYLPSGGSYDGQSWYLINDQYQVNKTPDINNYGRQTLTHEIGHTLGLSHPGAYNAGNGNPTYNDAKYAEDTRGYSLMSYWSEANTEQNFSKDGSGAYASAPLLDDIVAVQKLYGANYATRADDTTYGFNSNAERDFYSATSASSKVVFSVWDGGGNDTLDFSGFNQNQKINLNEGSFSDIGGLVGNVSIAYGVTVENAIGGSGNDLLIGNTVANELVGGAGNDILYGGGGGDTLWGGAGADTFVFGAASDSTMTAPDWIMDFTSGLDKIDLSGIAGFATGAASLNFVSGFTGHAGDAILTYFAQTNQTSLMVDLTGQGSVDFAVGVVGQAVATDIVA; this is translated from the coding sequence ATGGCTCAAGCCAAATCCAACACCAGCAGCGCCTTCGACGAAATCGATACCTTCAGCCATCTGTATGACCGTGGCGTCGGGCTGGTCAATGGCAAACCCTCATTCACTGCCGATCAGGCTGCGGATGAAATCCTGCGCAAAGGCCTGTCGTGGGGCGACAAGAACGCTGACGGCAAAGTAGACCTCAGTTACACCTTCCTGACCGAGAAACCGACGAACTACAACGTCAAACTGGGCAACTTCAGCGAGTTCAGCGCCCAGCAAAAGGCCCAGGCCGTGCTGGCCATGCAATCCTGGGCTGATGTCGCCAACGTCACCTTCACTGAAGGCAAGGGCGGCGATGGCCACATGACCTTCGGTAACTACGATGTCAGCACCGGTGGTGCGGCATTCGCTTACTTACCGAGCGGTGGCAGCTATGACGGCCAGTCGTGGTACCTGATCAACGATCAATACCAGGTCAACAAAACCCCGGACATCAACAACTACGGGCGCCAGACCCTGACCCACGAGATCGGTCACACCCTTGGCCTGTCGCATCCGGGCGCGTACAACGCCGGTAATGGCAACCCGACCTATAACGACGCAAAGTACGCCGAAGACACCCGTGGCTACAGCCTGATGAGCTACTGGAGCGAAGCCAACACCGAGCAAAACTTCAGCAAGGACGGCAGCGGCGCGTACGCCTCGGCGCCGTTGCTCGACGATATCGTCGCGGTGCAGAAACTGTATGGCGCCAACTACGCGACCCGTGCCGATGACACCACGTACGGCTTCAACTCCAATGCCGAGCGCGATTTCTACAGCGCCACTTCGGCGTCCTCCAAAGTGGTGTTCTCGGTGTGGGATGGCGGCGGCAACGACACGCTGGACTTCTCCGGCTTCAACCAGAACCAGAAGATCAACCTCAATGAAGGTTCGTTCTCCGACATCGGTGGCCTCGTCGGTAATGTGTCCATCGCTTACGGTGTGACCGTGGAAAATGCCATCGGCGGTTCAGGCAATGACCTGCTGATCGGCAACACCGTTGCCAACGAACTGGTCGGCGGTGCCGGCAATGACATCCTTTACGGTGGTGGCGGTGGCGACACCTTGTGGGGCGGAGCAGGTGCAGACACTTTTGTGTTCGGTGCTGCCAGCGATTCGACCATGACTGCGCCGGACTGGATCATGGATTTCACCAGCGGCCTGGACAAGATCGACCTGTCGGGGATCGCCGGTTTCGCCACGGGCGCGGCGTCGCTGAACTTTGTCAGCGGCTTCACCGGGCATGCGGGCGACGCGATCCTGACCTACTTCGCGCAGACCAATCAGACCAGCCTGATGGTTGACCTGACGGGGCAGGGTTCGGTGGACTTTGCTGTGGGTGTGGTGGGGCAAGCGGTGGCGACTGATATCGTTGCGTGA